A window from Dehalobacter sp. DCA encodes these proteins:
- a CDS encoding BRcat domain-containing protein yields MGNLKNKLTRLMIGRYGIDQLYYALLGVWFVLLIANTFIRSGIISILMGAVLAVMIFRSLSRNIYKRRQENDKFMKMWNRIKAEGSLTMRRIKEIKTHRFRKCPHCKRVLRLPRRKGKHTVKCPCCHHEFELYIRL; encoded by the coding sequence TTGATGATTGGCCGGTACGGAATTGATCAGTTGTATTATGCTTTACTTGGGGTCTGGTTTGTATTGCTGATCGCCAATACGTTTATCCGTTCCGGTATCATCAGTATTTTGATGGGGGCCGTTCTGGCTGTAATGATCTTCAGAAGCTTATCCCGAAACATCTATAAAAGACGCCAGGAAAACGATAAATTCATGAAAATGTGGAATAGGATTAAGGCTGAAGGTTCTTTGACGATGCGCCGAATCAAAGAAATTAAAACCCACCGTTTCCGCAAATGTCCGCACTGTAAAAGAGTACTTCGGCTGCCGCGGCGAAAAGGCAAACATACAGTAAAGTGCCCTTGCTGCCATCATGAATTCGAGCTCTATATCCGCTTATAA
- a CDS encoding DUF2975 domain-containing protein, translating to MWNPSKSVRLSSICTKIAIVLVICAAFAMPNLIPTYVNYTGKNPEIIHSLLLTVYACVLPGMLSLICLGRLLSNIRREEVFVEKNVKLLRALSWCSFVVSAILFISGFYYILFVIIAVCAAFLGLILRVIKNVFEQAIVIKRENDFTI from the coding sequence ATGTGGAATCCAAGTAAGTCCGTAAGACTATCTTCCATTTGTACCAAGATCGCCATTGTCCTGGTCATATGCGCAGCTTTTGCTATGCCGAATTTAATCCCTACATATGTAAACTACACAGGAAAAAATCCTGAAATCATTCATTCCTTGCTCCTAACGGTCTATGCCTGTGTTCTGCCGGGGATGTTATCCTTGATCTGCCTTGGCAGGCTTCTTTCCAACATCAGGCGGGAAGAAGTGTTTGTAGAAAAAAATGTCAAGCTCCTGCGGGCGTTGTCATGGTGCAGTTTTGTCGTCTCCGCCATTTTGTTCATCTCAGGATTTTATTATATTCTTTTTGTGATTATAGCCGTTTGTGCCGCTTTTTTAGGGCTGATCCTGAGAGTGATCAAAAATGTTTTTGAACAGGCGATCGTTATCAAAAGAGAAAATGATTTTACGATTTAG
- a CDS encoding helix-turn-helix domain-containing protein: MIVVNLDVMMAKRKIPAGELADKIGITPANLSILKNNKAKAIRFSTLEEICKVLNCKPGDLLEYRKGEQGDE, translated from the coding sequence TTGATTGTCGTTAATCTCGACGTTATGATGGCAAAAAGAAAAATTCCTGCCGGTGAGCTGGCGGATAAAATCGGAATCACTCCGGCTAATCTTTCAATTCTGAAAAACAACAAGGCCAAGGCTATCCGCTTTTCGACCTTGGAAGAAATCTGCAAGGTTCTGAATTGCAAGCCCGGAGATTTATTAGAGTATCGGAAAGGAGAACAGGGAGATGAATAA
- a CDS encoding DUF4153 domain-containing protein, protein MNNSTDTATYTRSDIVFALAMLVCGFLYWNLILAAGLGAGVTLFAAIFCLSTVLYLKSGKFRQTRTSWLCFIVIILSSLVFLLFDNILIKGLNFIFLTAAVIYWISLSTGRNLEKRISVYILGDFFNQVLVIPFRNFACCFGAVKGLFGRNQKGKSLLAGAVGILVMIPILAAVINLLTRADAVFAGMIANLQFSVSMNIIVQILMGIPVACYLYGLIYGDRHGRNTGYVTIETVDKTAAAFRFSPGVTVYTALTALNLVFMVFFLSQITYLFSAFNGRLPELMTHAEYARRGFFELCAVAGINMVVITVAHLIVKRDKVRILQIETAILCLFTLMLIITAISKMVMYIHYFGLTPLRVYTTWFMLVLLFLFAVIAVRQFKKFNAARIMLVGFVVFFMILSYGNIDGRIAAYNIDRYSNGTLENLDVQALSGLSEAAVPYIYTLYQETTDQSLKADLKAAIDQSAGSALGASRQETFRDFNFQRHTAESIRKML, encoded by the coding sequence ATGAATAACAGTACGGATACGGCAACCTATACAAGGAGTGATATTGTTTTCGCATTGGCCATGCTGGTCTGCGGCTTCTTATATTGGAATCTGATCCTGGCTGCCGGTCTTGGTGCGGGTGTTACCTTATTTGCAGCGATATTCTGTCTGTCTACCGTCCTATATCTGAAATCAGGTAAGTTCCGTCAAACAAGAACGAGCTGGTTGTGTTTCATTGTCATTATCCTGTCGTCCCTGGTTTTCTTGCTTTTTGACAATATCCTGATCAAAGGACTGAATTTTATCTTTCTTACAGCCGCTGTCATCTATTGGATCAGCCTGTCTACGGGCAGAAACCTGGAGAAAAGGATCTCCGTTTATATCCTGGGCGATTTTTTTAATCAAGTTTTGGTCATCCCATTTCGCAATTTTGCCTGCTGCTTTGGCGCGGTCAAGGGACTGTTTGGCAGAAATCAAAAGGGAAAATCCCTTCTGGCCGGAGCGGTTGGTATTCTTGTGATGATTCCGATCCTGGCCGCAGTCATCAACCTATTGACACGAGCCGATGCTGTTTTCGCAGGGATGATCGCCAATCTGCAGTTTTCGGTATCGATGAATATTATTGTCCAGATATTGATGGGGATTCCCGTTGCCTGTTATCTATACGGATTGATTTACGGCGACCGGCATGGGAGGAATACGGGATATGTCACCATCGAGACTGTTGACAAAACGGCCGCTGCTTTCCGTTTTTCCCCGGGAGTGACCGTATACACCGCATTGACAGCATTGAATCTTGTCTTTATGGTCTTCTTCCTTTCTCAGATCACCTATCTTTTCTCGGCATTCAATGGCCGTCTCCCGGAACTCATGACGCATGCGGAGTATGCCCGCAGAGGCTTTTTTGAACTTTGTGCGGTAGCCGGAATCAATATGGTCGTGATTACGGTGGCCCATCTCATTGTGAAAAGGGACAAGGTGAGGATTCTGCAAATAGAAACAGCCATTTTATGCCTTTTCACCCTGATGTTGATCATTACGGCCATTAGCAAGATGGTGATGTACATCCATTATTTTGGTTTGACCCCGCTGCGTGTCTATACGACCTGGTTTATGCTTGTACTGCTCTTTCTGTTTGCGGTGATTGCCGTCAGACAGTTTAAAAAATTTAACGCAGCCAGGATCATGCTGGTCGGATTTGTAGTGTTTTTCATGATCCTGAGCTACGGGAACATCGACGGCCGAATTGCTGCTTATAATATTGACAGATACAGTAACGGAACCCTGGAGAATCTCGATGTGCAGGCTTTGTCCGGCTTGTCTGAGGCAGCGGTCCCGTACATCTACACCTTATACCAGGAAACAACTGATCAGAGCCTGAAGGCGGATCTTAAAGCAGCCATTGATCAATCAGCTGGATCTGCGCTCGGAGCGTCGCGTCAAGAAACATTCCGGGATTTCAATTTTCAGCGGCATACGGCGGAAAGCATCAGAAAGATGCTCTGA
- a CDS encoding metallophosphoesterase family protein translates to MNAVDRISKAFQSAEEIPIDDSSKMILMSDVHRGDGSWADDFSGNENLYFAALTHYYKEQYTYIELGDGDELWKYKNMSDIVPVHKDTFSLLQKFYNEGRVYFIYGNHDMVKSNDHFVQKCFNRYYDAEEKRHVPLFENVKFREGLVLRYKDSDRKILLIHGHQGSMLDYTFWGLRRFLVRYVWKKLELFGFKDPTSTAKNYHKKDSIEQNLTEWVNQEKHMLIAGHTHRPMFPDAGKPLYFNDGSCVHPRSITGIEIAEGNITLVKWNVKTKDDGTLYIGREVLAGPRDLKEYL, encoded by the coding sequence ATGAACGCTGTGGATCGTATATCCAAAGCTTTTCAATCTGCTGAAGAAATCCCTATTGACGATTCCTCGAAGATGATTTTAATGAGTGATGTCCATAGGGGGGACGGCAGCTGGGCTGACGATTTTTCCGGGAATGAGAATCTGTATTTTGCAGCGTTAACGCATTATTATAAGGAACAGTACACGTATATCGAGCTTGGTGACGGTGACGAACTGTGGAAGTATAAAAACATGTCGGACATCGTGCCTGTTCATAAGGATACATTTTCACTCCTGCAAAAATTTTATAATGAAGGCCGCGTTTATTTCATTTACGGAAACCATGACATGGTCAAAAGTAATGATCATTTTGTACAGAAATGCTTTAACCGGTACTATGATGCCGAGGAGAAGCGTCACGTTCCTTTATTTGAGAATGTTAAATTTCGCGAGGGGCTCGTTTTACGGTATAAGGATTCAGACCGAAAAATTCTTTTGATCCACGGGCACCAAGGCAGTATGTTGGACTATACGTTTTGGGGGTTAAGAAGATTTCTGGTCAGATATGTATGGAAGAAACTTGAGTTATTCGGCTTCAAAGACCCCACCAGTACAGCCAAAAATTATCATAAGAAAGATTCTATAGAACAAAACCTTACTGAATGGGTCAACCAGGAAAAGCACATGTTGATTGCCGGTCACACCCATAGGCCCATGTTCCCTGATGCGGGTAAACCGCTTTATTTCAATGACGGCAGTTGTGTTCATCCCCGTTCGATCACGGGGATAGAGATCGCGGAAGGCAATATTACACTGGTTAAATGGAATGTCAAAACCAAGGATGACGGTACCTTGTATATAGGCCGGGAAGTTCTTGCAGGACCCAGAGACTTAAAGGAATACCTTTAA